One region of Zingiber officinale cultivar Zhangliang chromosome 7B, Zo_v1.1, whole genome shotgun sequence genomic DNA includes:
- the LOC122004746 gene encoding probable UDP-N-acetylglucosamine--peptide N-acetylglucosaminyltransferase SEC translates to MMSVAASFYKATLAVTTGISAPFNNLVIIYKQQILGNTYIATLLVQPLLPAWIFNHENCCFLLVQTDVDGLVNRGNTFKEIGRVTEAIQDYIRAVNIRPTMPEAHANLASAYKDSLQISSTPELKLMKCGSSGVAAILDKLLLQRAAVASSMCRTSFN, encoded by the exons ATGATGAGTGTTGCTGCATCATTCTATAAGGCAACTTTAGCAGTTACAACAGGGATATCTGCGCCCTTCAACAACTTAGTTATTATATACAAGCAACAG ATACTAGGCAACACCTACATAGCTACACTGCTAGTTCAACCTTTGCTTCCTGCGTGGATATTCAATCATGAGAATTGCTGCTTTCTGCTAGTTCAGACTGATGTTGATGGTCTTGTCAATAGAGGGAACACATTTAAGGAGATTGGTAGAGTTACTGAAGCAATTCAGGATTATATACGTGCTGTGAATATCAGACCAACTATGCCTGAAGCCCATGCAAATTTGGCTTCAGCTTACAAAGATAG tttacaaatctcaagtactccagagttgaaattgatgaagtgcggttcgagtgg TGTAGCAGCCATTCTTGACAAGCTGCTACTTCAACGTGCTGCAGTTGCTTCTTCAATGTGTAGAACctcatttaattga
- the LOC122007240 gene encoding uncharacterized protein LOC122007240: protein MELPSNGGEDASVRLEIDNAGGRQTLPPAQSSFSHPQSEVVRQPTPPPPGGGAADKVPERELIVFAFHLAMLEKFANVIGTLAFVWATVVILGGFAITLDRKDFFFVTAIIVVESFRVFSRNNELEWHNQSAWEMAAAATEWSSFGLFQLIFRFLFDPSKLAIAGPLPVADRSMWEVVPAAVCWSLLRTIKFNSQFSFLSLHITLRRHGRGSVLQINRAEAGREENQRFTIDDNSGWFRLWRLPDAPLFHYSGWVILAKKIRSLFLWLQIALSAYSITRLVQHGHGEVTSEIRIRNSALIIFYFLALAEAMIILIRKVYWWWKFYCCYLFEVVSSNCFPGSSGDDDVDVGVDVAVTCFFCDTYSKLIACSFVDGLKVDLVSFATELLASNLRIEQLIGARVLRSFSRSKDFGSDTLRKIGTSNAVLERLVEMLSWKNPHQEEEELRRCAAKILKKLAGKRQYVLRVGAVPTAIEAISSLLEKPGPEAAGDYGNYDFSAFNLLGLSLLKKLAANHDNCWKIGNSSLVLSKIIDFTGASRALLADKKASKLQIKTVKRALELVKMLAAATGSTGKMLRIQLSVMIFTVSNVRKIIGYGELHKLQTPAIEILKSLAMNRYAKEQIGGTGQVTSLLLAIFLKPSVTNEEMSLRNQAGETLSILALENQKNCNRIADEPEALSRLIKALDDGSEIQLQASRILRNLCAYGGPGTGFRQHPRPLIAALPTVLKAIIENEGKLLEASLGLATQICELTTTPGEFSDALRRAGVEEAELVEKLAAILQEYASPGIKVPRMRRFVINLVIWMMKSNESSIDQFKELGMERLLESVAETTSELECFHIFSGSIGFVRQSKTMLSHVEEALKIMRSFGIAAENKQGVSTP from the exons ATGGAGCTTCCATCAAACGGAGGGGAAGATGCGAGCGTCAGACTGGAAATCGACAACGCCGGAGGCCGGCAGACGCTGCCTCCGGCGCAGAGCTCCTTCTCCCATCCCCAGTCTGAAGTTGTCCGCCAGCCGACGCCGCCTCCGCCCGGCGGCGGCGCGGCCGATAAGGTTCCGGAGAGGGAGCTCATCGTCTTCGCCTTCCACCTCGCGATGCTGGAGAAGTTCGCCAACGTGATCGGCACGCTCGCCTTCGTCTGGGCCACCGTCGTCATCCTCGGCGGCTTCGCCATCACGCTCGATCGCAAGGACTTCTTCTTCGTCACGGCCATCATCGTCGTCGAGTCCTTCCGCGTGTTCAGCCGCAACAACGAGCTGGAGTGGCATAACCAGTCGGCGTGGGAGATGGCCGCCGCCGCCACCGAGTGGTCCAGCTTCGGGTTATTCCAACTCATCTTCCGGTTCTTGTTCGACCCCTCCAAACTCGCAATTGCAGGTCCCCTCCCCGTCGCCGACCGGTCCATGTGGGAGGTGGTTCCCGCGGCCGTCTGCTGGTCCCTCCTCCGCACCATCAAGTTCAATTCCCAGTTTTCCTTCCTCTCCTTGCATATCACGCTCCGCCGCCACGGCCGCGGCTCCGTCCTCCAAATTAACCGGGCCGAGGCCGGCAGAGAAGAGAACCAAAGATTCACGATCGACGACAACTCCGGCTGGTTTCGCTTGTGGCGACTTCCCGACGCTCCCCTGTTTCACTACAGCGGCTGGGTCATATTAGCCAAGAAAATCCGCTCGCTTTTCTTGTGGCTCCAAATCGCCTTGTCCGCCTACTCCATAACGCGCCTGGTTCAGCATGGCCACGGCGAGGTCACCTCCGAGATCAGAATCCGGAATTCGGCGCTCATCATTTTCTACTTCCTCGCGCTCGCCGAAGCCATGATTATTTTAATCCGGAAGGTCTACTGGTGGTGGAAATTCTACTGCTGCTACCTCTTCGAGGTCGTGAGCAGCAATTGCTTCCCCGGGAGCTCCGGCGACGACGACGTCGACGTCGGCGTCGACGTCGCCGTGACGTGCTTCTTCTGCGACACCTACTCCAAGTTGATCGCCTGCAGTTTCGTCGACGGGCTAAAGGTGGACCTCGTGAGCTTCGCCACGGAGCTCTTGGCATCGAACTTGCGCATCGAGCAGCTCATCGGCGCGCGGGTGCTGCGGAGCTTCTCCCGGAGTAAAGATTTTGGATCCGATACGCTCCGCAAGATCGGCACCTCGAATGCCGTCCTTGAGCGGCTCGTCGAGATGCTGAGCTGGAAGAACCCGCaccaggaggaggaggagctccGCCGCTGCGCGGCAAAAATCCTGAAGAAGCTCGCCGGGAAGAGGCAATACGTGCTCCGCGTCGGCGCCGTCCCCACCGCTATCGAGGCGATATCGTCGTTACTCGAAAAGCCGGGGCCGGAGGCCGCCGGCGACTATGGCAACTACGATTTCTCGGCGTTCAATCTCCTGGGGTTGTCCCTTCTCAAAAAGCTCGCCGCCAACCACGACAACTGCTGGAAGATCGGCAACTCGTCCTTGGTCTTGTCCAAGATCATCGACTTCACCGGGGCGAGCAGGGCCCTTCTGGCCGACAAAAAGGCGTCGAAGTTGCAGATCAAGACGGTGAAGCGGGCGCTGGAGCTGGTAAAGATGCTCGCCGCCGCCACCGGCAGCACCGGCAAGATGCTCCGGATTCAGCTATCCGTGATGATCTTCACGGTGAGTAACGTGAGGAAGATCATCGGCTACGGGGAGCTCCACAAACTGCAGACTCCGGCGATAGAGATACTGAAGAGCCTCGCCATGAACCGCTACGCCAAGGAACAAATCGGCGGAACCGGACAAGTAACGAGCCTTCTCCTCGCCATCTTCTTGAAGCCATCAGTCACAAACGAGGAGATGTCCTTGAGGAATCAAGCAGGAGAGACGCTGTCGATCCTGGCGCTGGAAAACCAGAAGAATTGCAATCGGATCGCCGACGAACCAGAGGCGTTGAGCCGACTTATAAAAGCGCTCGACGACGGCAGCGAGATCCAACTCCAGGCGTCCAGGATTCTGCGCAATCTATGCGCCTACGGCGGACCCGGAACTGGCTTCCGGCAACACCCCCGGCCACTCATCGCCGCTTTGCCCACC GTACTGAAAGCGATCATTGAGAACGAGGGCAAATTGCTGGAGGCATCTCTCGGTCTCGCAACGCAGATCTGCGAACTGACGACCACTCCCGGCGAATTCTCCGACGCGCTCAGGCGAGCGGGCGTTGAGGAAGCCGAGCTGGTGGAGAAGCTGGCGGCGATACTGCAGGAATACGCCAGTCCCGGGATCAAGGTTCCGAGAATGAGGAGGTTCGTGATCAATCTGGTCATTTGGATGATGAAGTCGAACGAGAGCAGCATCGATCAGTTCAAGGAGCTGGGGATGGAGAGGCTGTTGGAGTCGGTAGCGGAGACGACGTCAGAGCTCGAGTGCTTCCATATCTTCTCCGGCAGCATCGGCTTCGTCCGGCAAAGCAAGACCATGTTATCTCATGTAGAGGAGGCACTGAAGATCATGAGATCGTTCGGTATAGCAGCTGAAAACAAACAAGGCGTATCAACGCCATAA